In Lagenorhynchus albirostris chromosome 14, mLagAlb1.1, whole genome shotgun sequence, one DNA window encodes the following:
- the LOC132532100 gene encoding zinc finger protein 26 isoform X3 yields the protein MASRSRTASCWGLSSFKDISMEFTWEEWQLLDSAQKHLYRDVTLENYSNLVSVGYHGTKPDLVFKLEQGEEPWIINAEVSRQSCPEGWKEWYQKNQDELESVERSYACNAFGKLHLSKSHISSRQSLLKYNTLGKSLTQNLASARSYLRQNPDQFHGYDESYFLEHQRTHSIEKNCVCNECGKAFRCKSQLIVHLRIHTGERPYECTKCERAFSAKSNLNAHQRVHTGEKPYSCIECGKVFSFRSQLIVHQEIHSGGKPYGCSECGKAYSWKSQLILHQRSHTGVKPYECSECGKAFSLKSPFIVHQRTHTGVKPHKCSDCGKAFRSKSYLLVHIRMHTGEKPYQCRDCGKAFSMKTQLVVHQGIHTGNNPYQCSECGKAFGRKEQLTAHLRAHAGEKPYGCSECGKAFSSKSYLVIHRRAHTGERPYECSFCERAFCGKSQLIIHQRTHSTEKPYECSECEKAYPRKASLQIHQKTHSGEKPHKCSECGKAFTQKSSLSEHQRVHTGEKPWKCSECGKSFCWNSGLRIHRKTHK from the exons GGATTGTCGTCATTCAAGGATATATCTATGGAGTTCACCTGGGAAGAATGGCAGTTATTGGATTCTGCGCAGAAGCACCTGTACCGGGATGTGACTCTGGAAAACTATAGTAACCTGGTGTCTGTGG GGTATCATGGTACCAAACCTGATTTAGTCTTCAAGTTGGAGCAAGGAGAAGAGCCATGGATAATAAACGCGGAAGTTTCCCGTCAGAGCTGTCCAG aagGTTGGAAAGAATGGTACCAGAAAAATCAAGATGAACTCGAAAGTGTTGAGAGAAGCTATGCTTGTAATGCATTTGGAAAGCTTCATCTGAGCAAAAGCCACATTTCTTCAAGACAAAGTCTCCTTAAATATAATACACTTGGAAAAAGCTTGACACAAAACTTAGCTTCAGCCAGAAGCTATCTAAGACAGAATCCTGATCAGTTTCATGGGTATGATGAATCATATTTTCTTGAGCATCAGAGAACTCATAGTATAGAAAAAAACTGTGTATGTAACGAATGTGGGAAAGCTTTTCGTTGTAAATCACAGCTCATTGTACATCTCAGAATTCATACAGGAGAGAGACCATACGAATGCACTAAATGTGAGAGAGCCTTCAGTGCCAAGTCAAACCTCAATGCTCATCAGAGAGtccacacaggagagaagccCTACTCCTGTATCGAGTGTGGGAAAGTCTTCTCATTCAGGTCACAGCTCATTGTCCATCAGGAAATTCACTCAGGAGGGAAACCTTATGgttgcagtgaatgtgggaaagcctacaGCTGGAAATCACAGCTGATTTTACATCAGAGAAGCCATACAGGAGTGAAACCCTatgaatgcagtgaatgtgggaaagcctttagtcTGAAGTCCCCATTCATTGTGCACCAGAGAACTCACACAGGAGTGAAACCCCATAAATGCAGTgactgtgggaaagccttcaggaGTAAGTCGTATCTCCTCGTTCACATCAGGATGCACACGGGAGAGAAGCCCTATCAGTGCAGGGATTGCGGGAAGGCCTTCAGCATGAAGACACAACTTGTTGTGCACCAGGGAATTCACACAGGAAATAATCCTTAtcagtgcagtgaatgtgggaaggccttcggTAGGAAGGAACAGCTCACCGCGCATCTGAGAGCTCATGCGGGAGAGAAGCCCTATGGGTGCAGtgagtgtgggaaagccttcagcaGCAAGTCATACCTCGTTATACACCGGAGAGCACACACAGGAGAGAGACCCTATGAGTGTAGCTTCTGTGAGAGAGCCTTTTGTGGGAAATCACAGCTAATTATACATCAGAGAACTCATTCAACAGAGAAGCCCTATGAATGCAGCGAATGTGAGAAAGCCTATCCTAGGAAGGCGTCACTTCAGATACACCAGAAGACTCATTCAGGAGAAAAACCCCACAAATGCAGTGAATGCGGGAAAGCCTTCACTCAAAAGTCGTCTCTCAGTGAACATCAGAGAGTTCATACAGGAGAGAAGCCATGGAAATGCTctgaatgtgggaaatccttcTGCTGGAATTCAGGGCTTCGTATACATCGAAAAACTCACAAGTGA